Part of the Lycorma delicatula isolate Av1 chromosome 13, ASM4794821v1, whole genome shotgun sequence genome is shown below.
AATGCTTCCCGTAATTGCAAGTTCAACatttgaaattcaattatttaaaacacggtaaaaaatgtaatgaagtcAAATGAAAGAATCAACAGTAAATGCGTATATAAAGTTTTACTCAAGTACCCCGATGAATACACTTTGAGAGAGCGAGCATAAACTTCATACAtcactttcattataaaataattgcatgATAAAACTTAccgcttcatttttaatttcatgatcttcatatttaataaactcgGTTCCTTCAATTATAACAGGATCTGTCACTTCATTATAAGTATCGTAACTGTTACAGAGTGGCTCCTCTCTCCCTTGCAACGATTCACTTTCCTAAAACATAACatcaacaatttaatattatagttaacGACATGGTGACACTTCTCATAtgacatgacaaaaaaaaaaccaaatgtaaatcaaattatacttacACAATCAGGTATAATATTAACTTCAATCGGTTGATGTGGTGAAAGCAAGCATAAAGTTTCCTCTGTGGTATCCCTTTCATTTTCTAGTTTGATATTGTTAGAAGACAGAATTTCATATTTGTAGATATTCTTTACAGATATATACATTATcttcagaaataaaaacattctaagtaaaaatttaaatatttataatgaaaacaataaagtCGCTATTAactgtattacattttattcattgaaaCAAACACAATCAGTCATGTTTAATA
Proteins encoded:
- the LOC142333800 gene encoding uncharacterized protein LOC142333800 isoform X2, with the translated sequence MFLFLKIMYISVKNIYKYEILSSNNIKLENERDTTEETLCLLSPHQPIEVNIIPDCESESLQGREEPLCNSYDTYNEVTDPVIIEGTEFIKYEDHEIKNEAESESLQGREEPLGNGYDAYTEVTDPVAFEGIEFIKYEDHEIKNEAPAHHVDHSVSVAAAGLATSTNTCYYR